One Balaenoptera musculus isolate JJ_BM4_2016_0621 chromosome 13, mBalMus1.pri.v3, whole genome shotgun sequence genomic region harbors:
- the OXER1 gene encoding LOW QUALITY PROTEIN: oxoeicosanoid receptor 1 (The sequence of the model RefSeq protein was modified relative to this genomic sequence to represent the inferred CDS: inserted 2 bases in 2 codons; deleted 2 bases in 2 codons; substituted 1 base at 1 genomic stop codon) has protein sequence MQPAEGDPGSVSWGFNEKLVRGRTWGELKLDLDETGPWVESALPPENLGLNPASPAPACRLIASILSTDNGKGDPDFAERTSGPEGRYQEPRALISAHRPGAMGSSEYHAEGGRTGRRLAGSTVPAARAGGGREAATLSRALILEHSCRGRRPXKLLSDPRPKQPMAFHNLSSPSPLPSLSASSLPPFLPPSPSSSSPSAFTTALGSPGEASAPGHPASSXVVSALLAPVLSVEFVLGLVGNSLAFFICCFHARPWTSNTVFLVSLVVANFLLVISRPLRVDYYFLREPWRFGATACKVSPFVIATSRSASMVSLTXLKVVRLRHVLSRASVWAAARAAGGLWGGILLLDGHLLPTTNSSHSCLRYQLGTSPSASLRRHQALFVLESFLPPVLILFAIVKVMLTIRRRGLDVQAGPRRAVCMLAAVMAIYAVCFLPSVIFGKASIVAFRLHACRTLDICSQLFHGSVAFTYLNSALDPRLNPNFLCQGRALLGLTQGWQASASDESTYQPSVWRRVPSGKVVAAGKL, from the exons ATGCAACCTGCAGAGGGAGATCCGGGCTCGGTTTCATGGGGCTTCAATGAGAAGTTGGTGAGGGGTCGCACGTGGGGGGAGCTGAAGCTGGATCTGGATGAAACAGGTCCCTGGGTAGAGTCAGCGCTTCCTCCAGAAAACCTGGGTCTGAACcctgcctcccccgccccagcctgCCGGCTCATTGCTTCAATCCTCTCCACTGACAACGGCAAAGGAGACCCTGACTTTGCTGAAAGGACTTCCGGCCCTGAGGGAC GTTACCAGGAGCCCCGGGCCCTCATCTCTGCCCACAGGCCTGGCGCCATGGGCTCATCAGAGTACCACGCAGAGGGGGGCAGGACTG gacGACGTCTTGCTGGCTCCACGGTCCCTGCTGCCAGAGCTGGCGGGGGCAGGGAGGCGGCCACCCTGTCC CGAGCACTAATCCTTGAACACTCGTGCAGGGGTAGG CGACCGTAGAAACTTCTCTCAGATCCACGGCCCAAGCAGCCCATGGCATTTCATAACCTgagctctccctctccccttccttctctctctgcctcctcactccctcccttcctccctccctctccctcctcctcctctccctctgccttcaccACTGCCTTGGGGTCACCTGGAGAGGCCTCGGCTCCCGGCCACCCGGCCTCCT CCGTGGTGTCTGCCCTCCTGGCGCCAGTCCTGAGCGTGGAATTTGTCCTGGGCCTGGTGGGGAACAGCCTGGccttcttcatctgctgcttcCACGCGCGGCCCTGGACGTCCAACACTGTGTTCCTGGTCAGCCTGGTGGTGGCCAACTTTCTCCTGGTCATCAGCCGGCCTCTTCGCGTGGACTACTACTTCCTCCGCGAGCCCTGGCGCTTCGGGGCCACTGCCTGCAAAGTCAGCCCCTTCGTGATCGCCACCAGCCGCTCAGCCAGCATGGTCTCCCTCA GCCTGAAGGTGGTGCGGCTTCGCCACGTGCTGAGCAGGGCCTCCGTGTGGGCAGCCGCCCGGGCGGCCGGGGGACTCTGG GGGGGCATCCTGCTCCTCGACGGGCACCTGCTCCCGACCACCAATTCCAGCCACTCCTGCCTCCGTTACCAGCTGGGCACGAGCCCCTCGGCCTCACTCCGCCGGCACCAGGCCCTGTTCGTGTTGGAATCCTTCCTGCCGCCGGTGCTCATCCTCTTTGCCATCGTGAAGGTCATGCTCACCATCCGCCGCCGAGGCCTGGACGTGCAGGCGGGCCCGCGGAGGGCCGTGTGCATGCTGGCCGCGGTCATGGCCATCTACGCGGTCTGCTTCTTGCCCAGTGTCATCTTCGGCAAAGCTTCCATCGTGGCCTTCCGCCTGCATGCCTGCCGCACCCTGGACATCTGCTCGCAGCTCTTCCATGGCTCTGTGGCCTTCACCTACCTCAACAGTGCCCTGGACCCCAGGCTCAACCCCAACTTCCTCTGCCAGGGCCGAGCCCTGCTGGGCCTCACCCAGGGCTGGCAGGCCTCCGCCAGCGACGAGAGCACCTACCAGCCCTCTGTCTGGCGCCGGGTGCCCTCTGGGAAGGTGGTGGCCGCAGGGAAGCTGTAG